The following coding sequences lie in one Deltaproteobacteria bacterium genomic window:
- a CDS encoding peptidyl-prolyl cis-trans isomerase, with protein sequence MDVADLVSPGARAVSNRGRSAMRRILRAPALHFFLIGGALWAALGGSRPGDSPRVREPIVMTVADIARLRSVWAEQFGRVPDPQEEARLIDEAVDEEVLYRQALDRGLDRRLPQVSDRLARLARFVDEQLPDENGAPEAAARQLGLERHDLVIRRHLAQVMRLILSRPLPSDEPSAAELADFYARRSERFVSPTMVRLSQVYVSRERHGTGAREVAGRLREELRQTGVTPDRGVLPGDPFIRGAHFGLLPRQQVAQIFGAEFAAAIDGATALQAWSEPIESPYGFHLVWLHQRREAEAPALERIRNRVLHAYLSERRGRRLREGLDRLRERYAVRVEGPAA encoded by the coding sequence ATGGACGTCGCCGATCTGGTATCGCCCGGAGCCCGGGCCGTGAGCAACCGCGGGCGCAGTGCCATGCGGCGGATCTTGCGCGCTCCCGCGCTGCATTTCTTTCTCATCGGTGGTGCACTGTGGGCGGCACTGGGGGGCTCCCGCCCGGGTGACTCGCCGCGGGTGCGCGAACCGATCGTAATGACTGTGGCCGATATCGCCAGGCTGCGGAGTGTCTGGGCCGAGCAATTCGGCAGGGTTCCCGATCCGCAGGAGGAGGCACGGTTGATCGACGAAGCCGTTGACGAGGAGGTGTTGTATCGCCAGGCGCTCGACCGCGGGTTGGATCGCCGCTTACCGCAGGTGAGTGACCGCTTGGCGCGCCTGGCGCGCTTTGTCGACGAACAGCTGCCGGACGAAAACGGCGCTCCGGAAGCCGCTGCGCGCCAGCTCGGGCTCGAACGGCACGACCTGGTGATCCGCCGCCATCTGGCGCAAGTAATGCGGTTGATTCTGAGCCGGCCGCTGCCGTCGGATGAGCCGAGTGCGGCGGAGCTAGCGGACTTCTACGCCCGGCGCTCCGAGCGCTTCGTCTCGCCCACGATGGTTCGGTTGAGTCAGGTCTATGTCAGCCGCGAGCGCCACGGCACCGGCGCGCGGGAGGTCGCCGGGCGCCTGCGCGAAGAGCTGCGGCAGACCGGGGTTACGCCCGACCGCGGTGTGCTGCCGGGAGACCCGTTCATTCGCGGAGCGCACTTTGGCCTGCTTCCCAGGCAGCAGGTTGCCCAGATCTTCGGCGCCGAGTTCGCCGCCGCGATCGACGGGGCGACGGCCCTGCAGGCGTGGTCGGAGCCGATCGAGTCGCCCTACGGGTTTCATCTCGTCTGGCTGCACCAGCGGCGGGAAGCCGAGGCGCCGGCGTTGGAGCGGATTCGCAACCGCGTTCTGCACGCTTATCTATCCGAGCGCCGCGGTAGACGGCTGCGGGAGGGCCTCGATCGGTTACGCGAGCGCTATGCGGTTAGAGTTGAAGGCCCAGCCGCATGA